The Methylomonas koyamae genome has a segment encoding these proteins:
- the ilvN gene encoding acetolactate synthase small subunit, with amino-acid sequence MRHIISILIENESGALSRVAGLFSARGYNIESLTVAPTEDPSLSRMTLVTSGSDEIIEQITKQLNKLIDVVKLIDLAESAHIERELMLVKIRTTHDTREEVKRMVDIFRGKIIDVTPNSYVVEMTGQSNKLDAFIHGFEEGSIIEVARSGPTGISRGEKGLHL; translated from the coding sequence ATGCGCCACATCATATCTATTTTGATCGAAAACGAATCCGGCGCCCTGTCGCGCGTTGCCGGCCTGTTCTCGGCGCGCGGTTACAACATCGAGTCGCTGACCGTGGCACCCACCGAAGACCCCAGCCTGTCGCGGATGACTTTGGTCACCAGCGGCAGCGACGAGATCATCGAGCAGATCACCAAGCAACTGAACAAACTGATCGACGTGGTGAAACTGATCGATCTGGCCGAGTCGGCGCATATCGAACGCGAATTGATGCTGGTCAAAATCAGAACCACTCACGACACCCGCGAGGAAGTCAAACGCATGGTCGACATCTTCCGCGGTAAGATCATCGACGTGACGCCGAACAGCTACGTGGTCGAAATGACCGGCCAATCCAACAAGCTGGACGCCTTCATTCACGGCTTCGAGGAAGGCAGCATCATCGAAGTGGCGCGTTCCGGTCCGACCGGCATTTCCCGCGGCGAGAAAGGCTTACATCTGTAA
- the ilvC gene encoding ketol-acid reductoisomerase yields the protein MQVYYDKDADLSIIRSKKVAIIGYGSQGHAHANNLKDSGVDVVVGLRANSASVAKATNSGLTVKDVPEAVAGADVVMILTPDEFQSKLYKEEIEPNIKQGAALAFAHGFSILYNQVVPRADLDVIMIAPKAPGHTVRSEFTKGGGIPDLIAIHQNASGQAKELCLSYASAIGGGRSGIIETTFRDETETDLFGEQAVLCGGAVELVKAGFETLTEAGYPPEMAYFECLHELKLIVDLMYEGGIANMNYSISNNAEYGEYVTGPRVINEESRWAMKQALEDIQQGKYAKQFILEGQTGYPEMTARRRLNAEHPIETVGAKLRAMMPWIKANQIVDKSKN from the coding sequence ATGCAAGTTTATTACGACAAAGACGCCGATCTCTCGATCATCCGCAGCAAAAAAGTTGCCATCATCGGCTACGGTTCGCAAGGCCACGCCCATGCCAACAACCTGAAAGACTCCGGCGTTGACGTCGTGGTCGGCTTGCGCGCCAACTCAGCGTCCGTCGCTAAAGCCACCAACAGCGGCCTGACCGTAAAAGACGTACCGGAAGCCGTTGCCGGCGCCGACGTGGTCATGATTCTGACCCCGGACGAATTCCAATCCAAACTGTACAAGGAAGAAATCGAGCCGAATATCAAACAAGGTGCGGCACTGGCCTTCGCCCACGGTTTCTCGATCCTCTACAACCAAGTCGTGCCGCGCGCCGATTTGGACGTGATCATGATCGCCCCGAAAGCGCCGGGCCACACCGTGCGCTCCGAATTTACCAAAGGCGGCGGCATCCCTGACTTGATTGCGATCCACCAAAACGCCTCCGGCCAAGCCAAAGAACTGTGCTTGTCATATGCATCCGCAATCGGTGGTGGCCGTTCCGGCATCATCGAAACCACCTTCCGCGACGAAACCGAAACCGATTTGTTCGGCGAACAAGCGGTACTGTGCGGCGGCGCGGTGGAACTGGTCAAAGCCGGTTTCGAAACCCTGACCGAAGCCGGCTACCCGCCGGAAATGGCGTATTTCGAGTGCTTGCACGAACTGAAATTGATCGTGGACTTGATGTACGAAGGCGGCATTGCCAACATGAACTACTCGATCTCCAACAACGCCGAGTACGGCGAATACGTCACCGGCCCTCGCGTGATCAACGAAGAAAGCCGTTGGGCGATGAAGCAAGCCCTGGAAGACATCCAACAAGGCAAATACGCCAAGCAATTCATTTTGGAAGGCCAAACCGGCTATCCTGAAATGACCGCGCGTCGCCGCCTGAACGCCGAGCATCCGATCGAAACCGTCGGCGCCAAATTGCGGGCGATGATGCCTTGGATCAAGGCCAACCAAATCGTCGATAAAAGCAAAAACTAA
- a CDS encoding outer membrane protein OmpK codes for MPVSPSPLRLALLLTALPASASADSLLWSNSEIQYLHGAGYNEPFNPNPVAQIIVTVTHSHGWAYGRNFFFMDTLFTESGQPPQTNLYGEAYSTFSLSKISGLDLSYGIFKDFGLTAGINLGENMDSRQSGFRAWLYGISVDFDLPGFDYFNVDFLRQRVTEPADIGTSWQITPVWQLSFEIAGSKWSFEGFADFIGRNQTAARQTLAQPQLRLDIGDFWGDAGHLFIGLEYQYWHNKYGIKGLHDNVPQALLVWKF; via the coding sequence ATGCCCGTTTCGCCGAGCCCGTTGCGGCTGGCTTTGCTGCTTACTGCCCTGCCCGCGAGCGCCAGCGCCGACTCCCTGCTGTGGAGCAACAGCGAAATCCAATACCTGCACGGCGCCGGCTACAACGAGCCTTTTAATCCCAACCCCGTAGCGCAAATCATCGTCACCGTCACCCACAGCCACGGCTGGGCCTACGGCCGTAACTTCTTCTTCATGGATACGCTATTCACCGAGTCCGGCCAGCCGCCGCAAACCAACTTGTACGGCGAAGCCTATAGCACTTTCAGCCTGAGCAAAATTAGCGGGCTGGATTTGTCGTACGGTATTTTTAAGGACTTCGGCCTGACCGCCGGCATCAACCTGGGCGAGAACATGGACAGCAGGCAAAGCGGCTTTCGCGCCTGGTTGTATGGCATCAGCGTCGACTTCGATTTGCCCGGTTTCGATTATTTCAACGTCGACTTCCTGCGCCAGCGCGTCACCGAACCCGCCGACATCGGCACCTCCTGGCAAATTACGCCGGTCTGGCAATTGTCGTTCGAAATTGCCGGCAGCAAATGGAGTTTCGAAGGCTTCGCCGACTTCATCGGCCGCAACCAAACCGCTGCCCGCCAGACTTTGGCTCAACCCCAGCTCAGGTTGGATATCGGCGATTTTTGGGGCGATGCCGGCCATCTGTTTATCGGCCTGGAATACCAATATTGGCATAACAAATACGGGATCAAGGGTTTACACGACAATGTGCCGCAAGCTCTACTGGTTTGGAAATTCTAA
- the pssA gene encoding CDP-diacylglycerol--serine O-phosphatidyltransferase, translating into MLKNPQPKRHRGIYLLPNLFTTGAMFAGFYAITSAINGRFETAAISMFIAMVLDGLDGRVARLTNTQSEFGVQYDSLSDMVSFGAAPAIVMYLWTLSSMGQAGLFAAFVHMAGGALRLARFNTQVEVADKRYFQGLPSPAAAAILAGGLWFCVENGYDVENFKYLVLLTTITTGLLMVSNFRYSSFKEIDLKNKVPFIVAIIAMLFISFVMAQPQRMLFLLSVGYAASGPIITLVMRKRRLQSRKS; encoded by the coding sequence ATGCTGAAAAATCCTCAACCGAAACGCCACCGCGGCATCTACCTGCTACCCAATCTTTTCACCACGGGTGCGATGTTTGCCGGTTTTTACGCGATCACGTCGGCCATCAACGGCCGCTTCGAAACTGCGGCAATTTCGATGTTCATCGCGATGGTGCTCGACGGCCTCGACGGCCGCGTCGCCCGCTTGACCAATACCCAGAGCGAGTTCGGCGTGCAATACGACAGCCTGTCGGACATGGTCTCGTTCGGCGCGGCGCCGGCCATCGTCATGTATCTGTGGACCTTGTCCAGCATGGGCCAAGCCGGCTTGTTCGCCGCTTTCGTGCACATGGCCGGCGGCGCATTGCGGCTGGCGCGCTTCAACACCCAAGTCGAGGTGGCCGATAAACGCTACTTCCAAGGCCTGCCCAGCCCGGCGGCGGCGGCGATCCTGGCCGGCGGCCTGTGGTTTTGCGTCGAGAACGGTTACGACGTGGAAAACTTCAAGTATCTGGTATTGCTGACCACCATTACCACCGGCCTGCTGATGGTCAGCAATTTCCGCTATTCCAGCTTCAAGGAAATCGATCTGAAAAACAAAGTGCCGTTCATCGTCGCCATTATTGCGATGCTGTTCATCAGCTTCGTGATGGCCCAGCCGCAACGCATGCTGTTCCTGCTGTCGGTCGGTTACGCCGCTTCCGGCCCGATCATCACGCTGGTAATGCGCAAACGCCGGCTGCAAAGCCGTAAAAGCTAA
- a CDS encoding CHAD domain-containing protein has product MGDAAGGNLPGAALNRHWRSYRKRLKACCQTCSEEHVHNLRTGIRRLLSTIGLLRQIAPCRALTALRQALKQQLDGFDELRDVQVMLYQVAGKLPQLPELSDFLDHLHRREQQLLQRLPAFVAGLRQAKLRRKVDKAVRKFRHVVSCQDQVSTAILSALDQTYAEAAARYAAVAADDLHSIHRLRIAVKKLRYALAAVADTVPHLPADHDKRLQSYLTAMGDLQNSVVMLDALHAFYSGNPPESASQHYRQQQNQLLGEFIARREELFDFWRPAPDRAFPWR; this is encoded by the coding sequence ATGGGCGACGCCGCCGGCGGTAACTTGCCCGGCGCCGCGCTTAACCGCCATTGGCGCTCATATCGCAAACGCCTGAAAGCCTGCTGCCAAACTTGCAGCGAAGAGCATGTCCACAACTTGCGTACCGGCATCCGCCGCTTATTGAGTACGATCGGACTGTTACGGCAAATCGCCCCTTGCCGGGCGCTGACAGCGTTACGGCAAGCGCTGAAGCAGCAACTCGACGGTTTCGACGAACTGCGCGACGTGCAAGTCATGCTCTACCAAGTAGCCGGAAAACTGCCGCAACTGCCGGAGCTGAGCGATTTCCTGGATCATCTGCACCGGCGCGAGCAACAACTATTGCAACGGCTACCGGCCTTCGTCGCCGGCCTGCGCCAAGCCAAACTGCGCCGAAAAGTCGATAAGGCGGTACGTAAATTTCGGCACGTCGTATCCTGCCAGGACCAAGTTTCCACCGCAATACTCAGCGCGCTGGACCAAACGTATGCGGAAGCGGCGGCGCGCTATGCGGCGGTTGCGGCCGACGACCTGCACAGCATCCACCGCCTGCGTATCGCCGTCAAAAAACTGCGTTATGCCCTCGCCGCCGTCGCCGACACCGTCCCGCACTTGCCGGCCGACCACGACAAACGCCTGCAAAGCTATTTGACCGCCATGGGCGACCTCCAGAACAGCGTCGTCATGCTCGACGCGCTGCACGCCTTCTACAGCGGAAATCCGCCGGAATCCGCGTCGCAACACTACCGGCAACAGCAAAACCAACTGCTTGGCGAATTTATCGCTCGCCGCGAAGAACTATTCGATTTCTGGCGCCCGGCTCCCGACCGGGCCTTTCCCTGGCGATAA
- a CDS encoding branched-chain amino acid transaminase, whose amino-acid sequence MATMDDRDGLIWLDGKWVDWRDAKVHVLTHTLHYGCGVFEGLRAYKTDAGTAIFKLAEHTDRLFRSAHIMNMKMPYSKDEINQAHRDAVAKNNLDSAYIRSMCFYGSEGMGLRADNLKVHVMIAAWTWGAYLGAENMEKGIRIRTSSYTRNHVNSTMCKAKANGNYINSILALQEALSTGYDEALLLDHEGFCAEGSGENLFIVRNGKLYTPETTSALEGITRDTLITIAREQGFEVIEKRITRDEVYVADEAFFTGSAAEVTPIRQYDNRDIGCGSRGPITEKLQALYFDYVHGRRADHKEWLSLVS is encoded by the coding sequence ATGGCAACGATGGATGATAGAGACGGGTTAATTTGGCTAGACGGCAAATGGGTTGACTGGCGCGACGCGAAAGTCCACGTCCTGACCCACACCCTGCATTACGGCTGCGGCGTGTTCGAAGGTCTGCGCGCCTATAAAACCGATGCCGGCACTGCGATTTTCAAACTGGCCGAGCACACCGACCGTCTGTTCCGTTCCGCGCATATCATGAACATGAAAATGCCGTATTCCAAAGACGAGATCAACCAGGCCCACCGCGACGCGGTCGCCAAAAACAATCTGGACTCGGCCTACATTCGCAGCATGTGCTTCTACGGTTCCGAAGGCATGGGCTTGCGCGCCGACAACCTGAAAGTCCATGTCATGATCGCGGCCTGGACCTGGGGCGCCTATCTGGGCGCGGAAAACATGGAAAAAGGCATCCGCATCCGCACCTCGTCTTACACCCGTAACCACGTCAACAGCACGATGTGCAAGGCCAAGGCCAACGGTAACTACATCAACTCGATTTTGGCATTGCAGGAAGCCTTGTCCACCGGTTATGACGAAGCCTTGCTGCTGGACCACGAAGGTTTCTGCGCGGAAGGCAGCGGCGAGAACTTGTTCATCGTTCGCAACGGCAAGTTGTACACCCCGGAAACCACCTCGGCGCTGGAAGGCATCACCCGCGACACTTTGATCACGATTGCCCGCGAACAAGGTTTTGAGGTGATCGAAAAACGCATTACCCGCGATGAAGTGTATGTGGCCGACGAAGCCTTCTTCACCGGTTCCGCCGCCGAAGTCACGCCGATCCGCCAATACGACAACCGCGATATCGGTTGCGGCAGCCGCGGCCCGATTACCGAAAAACTGCAAGCCTTGTATTTCGATTACGTCCACGGCCGCCGCGCCGACCACAAGGAATGGTTGTCGTTGGTTTCCTAA
- the waaF gene encoding lipopolysaccharide heptosyltransferase II: protein MSSPHSILVVGPSWVGDMVMAQSLFIALKQQTPDCLIDVLAPAWSLPLLARMPQVRQGIAMPLGHGQFGLSARFRLGRQLQGRYDQAIVLPNSWKSALVPFFAGIPLRIGYLGELRWGLLNDARRLDKKRLTMTVQRFVALGLAGEAKLPPDCPIPQLAIGTEQRQQAREKFRIDAEKKILALCPGAEYGPAKRWPAGHFAAVANAKIGEGWQVWLFGSDKDRPVADAIVELTGGVCRNFVGETTLAEAVDLLALADAVVSNDSGLMHVAAALDKKIVAVYGSSDPGFTPPLNPAAQILSLKLACSPCFKRDCPFGHTRCLTELGPEQVLAALEADR from the coding sequence GTGTCTTCCCCGCATAGCATCTTGGTCGTCGGCCCGTCCTGGGTCGGCGACATGGTGATGGCGCAAAGCCTGTTCATCGCCCTCAAGCAACAAACTCCCGATTGCCTTATCGACGTGCTGGCTCCGGCCTGGTCGTTGCCGTTATTGGCAAGAATGCCGCAAGTGCGGCAAGGCATAGCGATGCCGCTGGGCCATGGCCAATTCGGTCTGTCCGCCCGGTTTCGCCTGGGCCGCCAACTACAAGGCCGTTACGACCAAGCCATCGTCTTGCCTAACTCCTGGAAGTCGGCGTTGGTGCCGTTCTTCGCCGGCATCCCGCTCCGCATCGGCTATCTCGGCGAATTACGCTGGGGCTTGCTGAACGATGCCCGCCGCCTCGACAAAAAACGGCTGACCATGACGGTGCAACGTTTTGTGGCACTGGGTTTAGCTGGCGAAGCCAAGCTCCCGCCGGACTGTCCGATCCCGCAATTGGCGATCGGCACAGAGCAACGCCAACAAGCCCGCGAAAAATTCCGCATCGATGCCGAAAAAAAAATCCTGGCGCTGTGCCCCGGCGCCGAATACGGTCCGGCCAAACGCTGGCCGGCCGGGCATTTTGCCGCCGTTGCCAACGCCAAAATCGGCGAAGGCTGGCAGGTCTGGTTGTTCGGTTCCGATAAAGACCGGCCGGTCGCCGACGCCATCGTTGAATTGACCGGCGGCGTCTGCCGCAATTTCGTAGGCGAGACCACGCTGGCCGAAGCGGTCGATTTGCTGGCGCTGGCCGACGCGGTGGTCAGCAACGACTCCGGCCTGATGCACGTTGCCGCCGCATTGGATAAAAAAATCGTCGCGGTTTACGGTTCGTCCGATCCTGGATTCACCCCGCCGTTAAATCCGGCCGCGCAAATTCTGAGCCTGAAACTGGCGTGTTCGCCCTGTTTTAAACGCGACTGCCCTTTCGGGCATACGCGCTGTCTAACCGAACTCGGCCCCGAGCAAGTCCTGGCTGCACTCGAAGCCGACAGATGA